One region of Olleya sp. Hel_I_94 genomic DNA includes:
- a CDS encoding PD-(D/E)XK nuclease family protein, with protein sequence MEYSKLESLLTQSENIVSSHLQNIEEKGEDFNVFSILGMETNETKTHSAMIVALLDPKGNHYYKETFLKLFLQEISYKDYVEKELNGVWVKPEHHLGKISKDYKSGGFIDILITFPSGKAIAIENKINAGDQPKQMYRYSLFKGGACSLYYLNKTGKQPTKSSLYTLTDRDYEVISYNKHILSWLEQCLLVVKPGSIVENAIKQYQILIKKLTNSMDKHLENNLNELIINNLKEAKYIHSHYQKAVDSIREKFRRSVCKKLNSMQLNVKADLGNDTTHVYSQIWLRSDALDKKGAFFGLESFSGEGNNKGRIFVGVLDKRNKYDAIRDGDYRLSSFWPLVSDIKTLDNNSLNLSSTNTLEKLISNSNYFEEMVDVITKQTKDFIDMYHDLYFNNDVI encoded by the coding sequence ATGGAATATTCAAAATTAGAATCTTTACTTACTCAGTCTGAAAATATTGTTAGTAGCCACCTTCAAAATATTGAAGAGAAAGGAGAAGACTTTAATGTTTTTTCTATTTTAGGAATGGAAACCAATGAGACTAAAACCCATTCAGCTATGATCGTGGCTCTTTTAGATCCAAAAGGAAACCATTATTATAAAGAAACGTTTTTAAAATTATTTCTTCAAGAAATTAGTTACAAAGATTATGTAGAAAAAGAATTAAATGGTGTTTGGGTAAAACCAGAGCATCATTTAGGTAAAATATCTAAAGATTATAAAAGTGGCGGTTTTATTGATATCTTAATTACTTTTCCTTCAGGTAAGGCTATTGCTATTGAAAATAAAATTAATGCCGGTGATCAGCCAAAACAAATGTATAGGTATAGTTTGTTTAAAGGTGGAGCTTGCTCATTATACTATTTAAATAAAACAGGAAAACAGCCAACCAAAAGTAGTCTCTATACTTTAACAGATAGGGATTATGAAGTCATATCTTATAACAAGCATATTTTAAGTTGGTTAGAACAGTGTTTGTTAGTTGTTAAGCCTGGGTCAATTGTAGAAAATGCAATAAAGCAATATCAAATTTTAATAAAAAAACTCACTAATAGTATGGATAAACATTTAGAAAATAATTTAAATGAGCTAATTATAAATAACCTGAAAGAAGCAAAGTATATTCATTCGCATTATCAAAAAGCAGTTGATAGTATTAGAGAGAAATTTAGGAGGTCAGTATGTAAAAAGTTAAATTCTATGCAGTTAAATGTGAAAGCTGATCTTGGTAATGACACAACTCACGTTTATTCGCAAATATGGTTAAGATCTGATGCTTTAGATAAAAAAGGGGCATTTTTTGGTTTGGAATCCTTCTCAGGTGAAGGTAATAATAAAGGACGCATTTTTGTAGGTGTATTAGATAAAAGGAATAAATATGATGCTATTAGAGATGGTGATTATAGATTAAGTAGTTTTTGGCCTCTAGTAAGCGATATAAAAACTTTAGATAACAATTCTTTAAATTTATCAAGTACTAATACACTGGAAAAGCTAATAAGTAATTCTAATTATTTTGAAGAAA